Proteins co-encoded in one Myxococcus xanthus genomic window:
- a CDS encoding cupin-like domain-containing protein — MNAKHPIAIERISSPTPAFFREHYLEKRRPVVLTGVVSHWPAVTRWSADSFKQRFGDHRVVVERSRASVPSNDPLEFLRNRYYEEARLGDTIARMMSGEHPPGAYYVTYANIFDAAPELLGDFESPPQTWGIPPHYPRALQDRLTLRPGFWLGPAGTVSAVHFDRQENFNAQISGRKKWTLYSPQDSRHLYYPALDMPTVIFSPVDIEAPDARRFPRFAEAQPYETILEPGELLFIPAGWWHHVRTLELSISLNFWWWTLASVGTTARVNYHFARKQLLRILGRQGATAASMPVG; from the coding sequence ATGAACGCCAAGCACCCCATTGCCATTGAGCGAATTTCCAGTCCCACGCCCGCCTTCTTCCGTGAGCATTATCTGGAGAAGCGCCGCCCGGTGGTGCTCACCGGAGTGGTCAGCCACTGGCCGGCTGTGACGCGTTGGAGCGCGGACTCTTTCAAGCAACGGTTTGGAGACCACCGCGTCGTCGTCGAGCGAAGCAGGGCCTCGGTGCCGTCGAACGATCCCCTCGAGTTCCTGCGCAACCGCTACTACGAAGAGGCCCGGCTTGGAGACACCATTGCTCGGATGATGTCTGGCGAACATCCGCCAGGGGCGTACTACGTGACGTATGCCAACATCTTCGATGCGGCCCCCGAACTGCTCGGGGACTTCGAATCACCGCCGCAAACCTGGGGCATCCCGCCGCATTACCCTCGAGCGCTTCAAGACCGGCTGACCTTGCGTCCCGGCTTCTGGCTCGGGCCCGCGGGGACCGTGTCCGCGGTGCATTTCGATCGGCAGGAGAACTTCAATGCCCAGATCTCCGGGCGCAAGAAGTGGACGCTGTACTCGCCCCAGGATTCGCGCCACCTGTATTACCCGGCGCTCGACATGCCCACCGTCATCTTCAGCCCCGTGGACATCGAGGCGCCGGATGCACGAAGGTTTCCGCGCTTCGCGGAGGCGCAGCCCTACGAGACAATTCTCGAGCCTGGCGAGCTGCTGTTCATCCCCGCGGGCTGGTGGCACCATGTCCGGACGCTGGAGCTGTCCATTTCGTTGAACTTCTGGTGGTGGACGCTCGCCTCGGTGGGCACCACGGCCCGGGTGAACTACCACTTCGCGCGCAAGCAGTTGC